Below is a window of Phyllopteryx taeniolatus isolate TA_2022b chromosome 16, UOR_Ptae_1.2, whole genome shotgun sequence DNA.
ttttttcatttaataatgttGCTACTATTGAAAGGttttatttggggggaaaaaagtgcccGCAGGAGATGTGGATGTTTCagcacccacacttttcctggTGAAAGGAAcacctttgctttttttttttcctggtgaaagGTACACCCTcgcttatttaattttattatttcataatGTTGGTACAATACAATTACTCCTAAAAcacctttaaaaatatatatatatttgcagcACAACACGCACTCAGAAGTTGAAACATTTTATGACCTTTTGGAAGatttaaaaaaccaaaaattaGTTAGAGTAAAAGCATTTGAAGCATTGCATATATTATCCACAACAgttcaataataacaataataatgaaaaaatctCTATATATAGTTtagttatgttttgcaacataaCATTCAGCTTTACGGCAATTACGGTCCCGCGCACAGCTGTGCCTCCATTTATACCAAATTAGCTGGTACGTCATCGTTTtagtttttggttgtttttttttacaagggtggaaaaaaacaaaacactttgttACAGGTTTGCGGTTTTTGGACCGTAAATTCAAGATTCAAGAACACGACGGAGCGCCCGGAGCCCTtaagccatgttttgttgtgTGAATATTCTGCCAGCCCCGCTGCAGGTACTCCAAAAAATTCAAGTATGTGCTTTCTTTTGATGTAAATCTCCCGAAATGCCGCTTTCGGGTAAGCAACACCtccacacaaataaacaaacaaacaagcaaacccCAAATACGTCTGCAGCAAATTGTTTGGGTTAGTTggcaaaaacgtttttttttttttttttttttttttttagtagacaAACTCGTATAGAAGCCAAATGAATCAAACAACTGAGGCAAAATAAAACCTAAATGTGTCATACGGAGgaacaaaatggctgccaagAACATTCGATGTAAAACTCTAAAAGTGACTCAAATAGGATGGCGATCCAATGGAACTCCAGTGTGACAAATGATTAAAAGTAACTGCAGGTTGCTATTTAATAATTCGTGGTAACTGAAATCTGACCTGGCTATTCACAGTCTTTTACCCCTGAGAACTACAATTGAGTTTTTTTAGTCTAGCAGTCCTCTGTGTTTGATTCATGAAAACATGATAAATATCTCCTGAGATGTGCATGGGAGTATGCCTTCGCCAAGATGTCACCGAGGAAAGCAAAAAGGCCAAACTGCAGAACTCCAAAATAGAGCAAGACCTGTCCGAGCAGACCCGGAATGAGATCAACGTGGTCAAGGTCCTCATGCTTGGTAAGATCGTGGTGTGACGTTTGTGGAAATATGACATGATGTGGTGGACAGTTTTTCAGTACTTCCTTGTGTTTTAGGACCTGCGGAGAGTGGAAAGAGCACTCTGATCAAGCAGATCAAGATCATCCACAGTCATGGCTTCTCCAAACAAGAGCTCACCAGCTTCAAGGTGCCGGCAAATCCTATTGTAATGCCGTTAGCAGTACACGGGGTGTCAGACTCCTTGTAGTTCAGGTGTCACATGAATCCGAATTTGGTCTTGAGTAGAATTTTGTGCATCATTCATATCAATAACAAGAAGTTGGTGTTTCCCTCCTTTGTTTCAGTGTATAAACATGCAATTTGCTTCAGTTTATTGATTAGCATTATTGATTACAGCTGATCGCAGTGATCGTATGTGAAGGCACAAAACTTTAAGTTGCAGGTATTTGGAACTAAATGATATAAGTTGAGCTTTATTAGTGCCATTTCGctttaaaaattaaatcaacCTATGAAGCTCTAGgaattattttggttttatatgCATAGTAATTCTCAAAACCTAACGTACCTGactattttaaatgttgaaGACCGTGAGCTTTATAACAaacttgcatttaaaaaaatatatacagtaggttTTTATTATGTCCTACATATTTTTTCACCTTCAAATTTATCCTGCAGGCTGGGTAGAAGACCCTAGCGGGTCGTTTTTGACACTTTCATTAGTTGGATTTAGTCTATTATAACAGGGCGCACTCAAAAGTCTCCGGGACGCATGCCTTAAATTGAACAGggagttggccattttggtttgaagcagccgttTCAGGAATTCCAGGGCCGTACTTTGACGAACTCCTACTTTTCAATTCGGCCAAATGAGCCCCAGTCGGAAGTTGGCGTCTGAAGGGGGCCCGTTCATCgctgctttttcttctttgaataATGATGTCGTTGTGTGCCGTTGAAGCCTGCAGTCCTCGACAACCTCCTCACTTCCATGAAGTTTGTCCTCCGAGGAATGGGGATGCTGAGGATAAACCTGGCCAACAAGAAGAACAAGGTGTGTATTTTGATCttattttgtcaaatgaaaAGTTGAACGCCCCCAAAAAAGTCAAGCAACTTGGAGTTCACCAAAAGTATTCTGGAACAAGTATGcgtcaaaagtcaaacaaaggtGCTGTTTGCTTGCATTCCTTTCTTTTAACACTAGATGCCAGAGTTTATCTGGCGTAGCTTTCGATCATCTCACGGATCATAAACAAGTCTGAAGTGGGTCATCTGATTTAGATTCACGCCCGCGCCATCCTGTCGTGCGGCCGCTGTTTGGGGGACGACCAGGAGCTGCTTCCCTTTGTGGCTCATGCTTTCTGTGCGCTGTGGGCCGACCAGGGGGTGCGAGCTGCCGCAGTCAGAGGTTACGAGTTTGAGCTCAACGACTCTGCCCTCTAGTGAGTACAGTGGCGTGgtttattgattaaaaacaaaaaaacacacgttACTTAACGTTACTGGGTGAGGTGATTGACCAAAGAGGAACTATTTTAAATGGCTCCACCAGATGTGCTCATTGCTTGTAGGTGACGCGCAGTAAGAGAACTACATCGCCCAAACGACTGTTACAACAACCTGGTTTATTGTCTCAAGTGGAGTTTAGGTCTCTAGTTTTACTTCTACAATCATCCACAGCGGGAAATTGATCATTTAACTGTCTGCATTTTGTTTCTGCGCTATAGGTTGAATCtcaaactttcatttttttttttttagattttaattCATTACGCTATTAGGTTAACGTTATGTGAAAGCATGAGAAAATCCAAAAAGTGGTTGTAGATGATGCTTTGTCATGATCTTGAATAAGGCAGACACTTGTTGGACCCTCATCCTAATGGAATGGCTGTTTAATGTGGTTTGTACAAAGCAACTTATTTCTTACCTGCTTTGCACTCAAGACCTTGTACGTTGGGACCTTCATTAACTGGGGACCCATGAGGttctaaaaaaaacagatgcagtGATATTTTTTGTTCTACTTGAATGACAGCGTACACGTTGACATGCCATTTTGCCACAAATTCAAACAGTTCCTCTGCGTCTTCAGCCACAAATCCCAGGCACACTTGATCAGTCTCTCTGGGCAGCCGCTTTTGGGGATTGTTTCGTTTTTGCCCATGCAAATGAGCCGCTGCTCACCCTGCCCGCTTCCACTGCAGGGTGTGCCAATACGTGTACGGCTTTGGCACGTGTACTACCCCGACTGTGACTTAACAATAGGGCCAAATAAgggaccccaaaaaaatcattcacaAAAACTTGACTTGGGTGTACAATTTCACAACTGGGTAGGCAGGCGCTGTGTACAAGCAATGAAAACGTCCCCCAATGACCTTCTTGAACATGACATGAATCACAAAATGTGATCATGATGCTTTCCCGCTTCAGTTTCTTCGAGAACATGGGTCGGATCATCGCCCCCAATTACGCCCCCACTGAGCGAGATGTTCTCCGAGTGAGAGTGAGGACTTGCGGAATCATCGAGACGCAGTTCCAACTGGATGACATGATGTTCCGGTAAGACCTCTGCAATGTACAATATACCGCTCcattgttggtttgaagacgaCGTGCAAACAACAACCGCTGGCAATTTCAACATGACTCACGATTGGAATTATTCCTTATTACACATAATGGTATTGAAAACTTTATGCACATTCAAACCACAGtggaaatatttgcattttatttcatcCCTTCATCCATTTTTCTAGAGTGGCGATGTACACCCTGGACCTCTACTGAAACCATATGCGTCTGTTGGCAGGGAATAGGGACCAAGCCTTGCGGAGTAGTTGACTCCGCCcccaaatatttataataaatattaacacGTAACCATAAATATACTACTATCACCCAAAACACTTaagtataatttcaaactcatcttaatGGCTTaccgaaaaaaagaaaaaaaaaaatgcttctgatGTGTGCGTGTACATCCACATGTGGCGAAGACTCTACttaacttccactaacactcAGATAAACTGAACCAACATTATTGTTCAGGTTCTCACTTTAATACACCTTTCACTCTCAATTTGCCCCATGTACTTTGTGGTGCATTGACAACAATGAACATTGCGTTCTTCTGACCGACTGATCTCTCTCACGAGTGGTCCTCCTCCTTTCCGCTGCTGTCACATGTCATCGTCGAGACTCATCATTTGTCTCTCCGCTTATCGGAGCTGACGCTCGATAAACGCGTCGGCGCAATCACAAACACGCTCTGACCCCGACGGAAACTCATTACCTGTGTCACCAAGGCCCTCGGTGCCGCTAAGTGCTACATcgtatttgaaatgattttcctttttggccGCACTTCGATATCGATTACACAGCCACATTGCCAGAGAAGAGCAAGTCCTGCCTCAAACGTGGGTGACACAAGCAAGACAAATGGAGGTTTCATGAACTATTACGACAGTCTCTTTGTGGAATTTGAATGGAGTGAGTTTTTCAGGGTTGGTAAAGTTGAGGCGTAACATGACTGAGTGAGGGTCCAGCTTGAATCAGTCCCGCTCTGCCCCAATCACCAACATCTTTGCACGAGACTTTCAGCCCAATTAAAAATAGGCCACGTTTTCTGGTGCCAGAAAATTGTATGTCTTCCAGTACCAGGAGTTTTCAAAGTTTTCTCGTACAGAAAAGTTCTCCAGTCTCATAGTCCTTtgctgttgggggggggggggaatggctAAGATGAACCTGAGTGAGCAAGCATGAGTTTATGTACACAGTATGATGTCTTTTTGGACAGTCCCCTTTACCTTATTTGACTATTCAGTAGTAATTCACAATTGTGTCATCATTATGACCAGTTATCGAAGTGAAGTTTATGTACACTGCTGGTGTCATGTTGTGTGTTCAAATCACATCCTCTTAAAACCAGTCCTCTGACTCGCCCCTTCAGTTTCCTGAACAATTGTTGCCCTGTAACTATTTATAACCACACAGGCTGATTTGACTCTTATCTAATGCGGCAACCTGCTATGCAAGTCCGCCCGAATTCCTTTCCGTTGCGTAGCCCACCCAAAAGGAGCCGGACTTGGCCTACTTTGAGACATCTTGAAGTTTTACGGCAAGGTCTGCGTTATGAGTTCAATGATTCTtgggacatgttttttttttttagcacaacaGTTTACAGTAATTCTCAATACAGGCATAGTACACGTCTGAGTTCAAACATTTAATAGACAGGTTTatgaaaaagaataaaagacaaGACGCCACTCTTTACTCTTAACATATTGACAATAATATATAGGCTGGACTTCTTGTTTTTGACTTTGGAACTTCTGCtgtaatttttatattttgtatttcaaatgttCATGATCGTTAACCAAGTGAACTTCTTTGACTGGACATCCAAAGTTTCAGTGGATTATTGGAACATTTTATGTCAGTCCATTGTCGTGTTTTCAATTTCTGTCATTCAGGACTCCGAATGAATTCCGAGCAATTGCCATTTCTGCGGTATAATCACGTTTGCCTGTCGACAGGTTGTACGACGTCGGCGGCCAGCGGAGCGAGCGAAGGAAATGGCTGCGCTGTTTTGACGGCATCCAAGCCTTGTTGTTCGTTGTGGCTCTGAGCAGTTACGATATGTCGCTCCCCGAAGACCCAAAAGTGGTATGTTACGATGTGAGCTGAATGTTGAGCAGCGCTAACTGACTTCCATGTCTGGAAACTCTCTAGAATCGGCTGCAGGAAAGTCGTGAACTTTTCGCGTCGATCTGCACCAACTCGATCTTCAAGAGCACCTCAGTGGTAGGTTGGCTTTTAAGCGTACAGTGCCTTGACTGACGAGTTGAATTagttccatgaccacactcgtatctcaaatcagctttccccATTCGTTCTGGGCCCATctcaaaatgcaacacaaaatgtaagatttttaggaaaaatagcactctatagtaTCGTGCATTATAAATGTGTAtgttatatatgatatatatgtttcccttttctgcagaaatgcaGTGTCAAAGTTTATCACATGACAAAAAACATAcgttttgcttaaacactgaatctggaataaacaaatttgaatattataaacacgagaaatcaaatttgcaataagacatcagtggtatttgtttgttgtttttgtattgaaatagataacatgaattcttctgtttctctatattgtatttatctatctccaactacctttctttttgatgtaaatcttttttcaaaggccaacaaaacaacccaacaaatttatttcaataaaaattcaaatCTAAAACTATTAACGGTCCCttcctaggagttgataaagggcattaaaaaaaaacattaattcaattgttatattctttgttgcaGCCatgttgctccgcacacgacaaacaggtctgtcttttactttcgtgaacagataatctgcctcccacctgtcttggaagttaaccggtTTCCagctttcgtttggccatttttgggaaggggaagtgtaaatttgctcgaggagaccggtagcatagttgctaacgactgcaacagaaagggaaggggcgctcgccggtctacactgatgggccaacacactagcaaagcattctgggatttgtaatattagtggcgcatgtgctatatactggcgggccagatctattacacatttgatatggtcttacGGGCCAAATagaattacatcgtgggccaaatttggccccagggcctgagtttgacatatattcTCTGGAGTGTGCCACTTTTGGGGTGTtccactttagaggttccattgtacGCCTTTGACCGTTACGCTCAAGCGTGGCTTGTTGGTTTCTCATTTGTGCCGTGATTGGCTCTGACATGCCTCATTGCAAAGTAGAGCAGGTGATTTTCAGCGCTATGATGAGTTTTGCTGACGATTACCCCTATATAACATTGGCCTCGACAATTTACACCAGTGAAATGGTAACAAATTTGATTGCTCGTTGTagaatttttttccctgttaTTTCCATTTCCTTTTCTTGAGTAATCTTCCTACTTGCACTTGTTTGCCCTTACTTTGGAAAACCTCTTCAACTCAACACCCAAATtagaaatagaaaacaaaagtttctttttttttttttttttttgaaagccaTTACTCTCATTGTGCTAATGTATTTTGGTCTATTTATGATATATAAAACgacagttactttttcaaaatctatTGAAGCAATGGAaacattccacttttttttttttttttgcctcagtgtGCTGCAGTAGAactaaaatgtgcaaaattaagATAAAGAGATCCAAGTCATTTCGAGTGGTATCACTATCTTTTTGCATGGAGTGGCGGTCACCAGGCTGGCAAAGTTGGCGAGCTAATATGTTTGCATTCTGGAGACACCAGTGAATATGTACCATTGTGTTTAAGTTGAACCCTTTCCACCTTTCATCTTACAGATTCTGTTCATGAACAAAACTGACCTTTTCCAGGAGAAGATCCTCCACTCCGGAAGACATCTGAGATTGTACGTTTCCACTTTTAAAGGTATGCTTCAAGAGGCTGTCTGATCTATTCCCAGGAGGGAATTAAATAATTGTCCTATTTTGCAAAACATTGTCGTGCTGTTTAAATCCATCCCAAAAAATGCGTAAGTCACAGCCGGTGGAATACAACGTGGGCGTCTACAATCATGCGTTTCTTTTTGATTCTTGGGCTTCTGCATGCGCAGGTTCAACTGgccactatggtgctggggataaaatggcggacgaggcacgggcgtcgtaaagtcgcgACGTCGTACTTTCGAGTCCGTCGTAACtcaaggacttcctgtactggGATTTTTTTATAccgtgtccccccccccccccactcgaAATAATTGAAATGGGAAATGATCTGTTCAAGGGTCCGACTGACACCTTATAACCTTTTCAACTGTACACGTAAAGTTGGAAGTAAGATTTTCACATTCTTAACTGACATTGCAGCACTGtgtacctttttgtttttgacatgaAAGTGTTTCACCCATCAGAGCCCAGAGGGGAAATTAATGGCACTTGATTAATTTAACCATATTCCCCTTCCTCTCATGTTCTTCTTGCCACTGTTGAcgagtctactctttcttttgtaaTAAGTGTTGCAAAAAGCCATGTGCAGAAGCTGGCTAAACTGAGCTCTTGggatgtacagtggatataaaaactcAAGACACCCCTGTTTAAAGGCCAGGTTTTTgagataataaaaaaacatgaccaTGATTAATagactttttgtttatttgatgtcTTACCCTGTTTGTTGAGTTGTTCAATTCCACTGCTTCTTTCTTCTGTCTTCGCCTCCCTCCAGGAGCGGACGCCGACGTGGACGCCGCAGCTCGCCACATCACCGCCATGTTCTCGACGTGCGGCGGGGGCGATCGGCCCCTATTTCACCATTTCACCACAGCCACGGACACCGCCAACGTCCGGGTGGTCTTTCAGGTTGCCATGGAGCAGATTATGAAGCAGAACCTCACAAACGCTCAGCTCCTCTAACCGCTGAAGTATTTTAAATTACACTTGTTTACACTGCACTTATTTGTatatcattttaaataaaatatttgttaagaCCTTTTCCCCCATTCGCTGAAAGTTGAATGCatacctcaaaagtcaaacccCTTCATTAGCAAATCTCGAGCCTTAACCTCAGTGTGCATCTAAAGCAGGGATCCCCCCCgaaattgtctgtttttattgggGCACAGGTTGAATGAATTTTGTGAATCATCACGCTGTTCACAGGCAATGATTTTCGCTTACCACTAGCGGTACGAGTACGACACTTGGCTGCTCTAGCCCATTGACGCCTATAAAATACCACGAGGTGAAAGGAGgagagtagttttactttagcagaatcagaatcagaatcagaatcatctttatttgccaagtatgtccaaaacacacaaggaatttgtctccggtagttggagccgctctagtacaacagacagtcaatttacagaacactttggagacataaagacattaacagaaaacaacaacaaacaacaattgtgcaaaaagatgcagagtcctcagttcgaatggctaatatcgcaatagtccggtgcaatgaccattgtgcaaagggcactgagacttcaaggagtgtatgcggtttaaagtgacgagtactgcgataatctgggacaatggttgtgcaaatgttacagatactcctcaatcagtgtgcaaatggagcagatactactctggcatgagtggccactatatgcaaatagtgcagcacggcgagacaactacagtgagtgcacaagtaatacataatacagaaatgtgacaacgaactcaagtcaaaaaattgccagcttgttgtaatggaattgtaagttagctgttcaagaagttgattgcaagagggaagaagctgttggaatgtctactagttctagtttgcattgatcggtagcgcctacctgagggaaggagctggaagagctggtgaccagggtggggagggtccgagaggattttgcttTGGCTGTAATTTAGGAATATAAGGTTTTATAGTGGCAACAGTTTAAGATGGTAAACCAAATTTCTGCTCGGGGGAATTTTTCTTTTAAGACAGAACATGGATTATACAGTTTactcattaaaacaaatatgtacacacacaaatacatttctaaAGCATAAAATTGAGCCAGAAAATCTGAGCTCAGCAGCTCAGTCCTCCACACAGTCTGCCAAGTCCAGAGTGAGGAAAACGTCCGCTTTGCACTTGAACGTCGTCTTGTCGCCGGGGAAGAGTTGACAACTCAATGGGTTTGGTGCAATGTGTTTTATACAGGTGGGCTGTAGAACAGAATAATGCATTTTAGTGGATACAGTAAAGATCTGTTGCATGGATAGTGTACTACATTGTATCTCGGCGCTATGATTTTTACCAAATCATTCCTACAAACTTTAAAAATGCAATCACCATAAAAGATGCCGTGTAAATGCGTTaaatcccggctgactttgggtgagaggcgaggtacGCCCTGGATTGGTCGTTGGTCAATCATAAAACACCTACGgagaatttagtcttcaatttgaaacagaatcctctttatttgccaagcataTCAATGAGCTTAATGTTATTTTTGCAATGCGGCAGGAAGCTGAAGCAAGCCAGGGGAGAATGTGCAAACTTGAGTTGAGCACAAAACCTTAATTCACAAATGAGATTATCTCACAAAACGCTAGTTTTATTATCAAAGGCTTTGTTAAACACCAAGTTCATCATTAGTGTCTGTGCTGAACAAAATGCATCACTGTgttgtgtgtataaatatatatgtatattagaGGTGcttaattaatcaacaactaatctaTCAATTTATTTCGCATTTGgataatcgtttagagacatgaacttaaaattgtccaaatcctcagaatgtCAGCTTCTCAAGACCAAATATTCTCACATTTTCTGTCGTCCTCCATGAACGCAGACTGATGATCTTTGTATTTAGTCAAATTGAGACATttgtaaacatctgcttttactttgggaaAACTGCTCAACACTTTTGCCCGTTTTGTGACACATTACGGCCCAAAGCTGAATCATCAATTTGTGCATTTCCTGCACTGTCGATCTGAAATAATATCCTGCTTTTTAATCAGACTGATCGATTAATT
It encodes the following:
- the LOC133466286 gene encoding guanine nucleotide-binding protein G(o) subunit alpha-like, translated to MFCCVNILPAPLQMCMGVCLRQDVTEESKKAKLQNSKIEQDLSEQTRNEINVVKVLMLGPAESGKSTLIKQIKIIHSHGFSKQELTSFKPAVLDNLLTSMKFVLRGMGMLRINLANKKNKIHARAILSCGRCLGDDQELLPFVAHAFCALWADQGVRAAAVRGYEFELNDSALYFFENMGRIIAPNYAPTERDVLRVRVRTCGIIETQFQLDDMMFRLYDVGGQRSERRKWLRCFDGIQALLFVVALSSYDMSLPEDPKVNRLQESRELFASICTNSIFKSTSVILFMNKTDLFQEKILHSGRHLRLYVSTFKGADADVDAAARHITAMFSTCGGGDRPLFHHFTTATDTANVRVVFQVAMEQIMKQNLTNAQLL